A genomic segment from Bacillota bacterium encodes:
- the nusA gene encoding transcription termination factor NusA produces the protein MNGELIEALRQLEREKQIDPDTVLEALKSALASAYKRNYGGTTEIRVDIDPQTGKIKVFSQEWIEKEGEEPELIEEEITPDNFGRIAAQTAKQVILQRIREAEREKMYQEYVDREGDIVTGIVEQSDQRYTLVNLGRVEALLPPTEQVPTERYDHGTRLKTYIVEVRRTTKEPQIIVSRTHPSLLRRLFELEVPEIYEGYVEIKSVAREPGYRSKIAVASRDPSIDPVGACVGPKGSRVRMVVSELRGEKIDVVEWSDDPAKLVANALSPAKVKEVRVNEEEHTAAVIVPDSQLSLAIGKEGQNARLAAKLTGWRIDIKSESQAKEEAETTSLLEATEQELPVSDIGSLEEGDLEQGSAYTADDGMADRVCQAIKSTGERCTNKARPGSIYCGVHKKLEESEE, from the coding sequence GTGAATGGAGAATTAATAGAAGCTCTGCGACAACTTGAACGCGAGAAACAAATCGACCCTGATACGGTGCTTGAGGCGCTCAAGTCTGCTCTGGCCTCAGCTTACAAGCGAAACTATGGCGGCACTACCGAAATAAGAGTAGATATCGACCCGCAGACCGGAAAAATTAAGGTGTTCTCCCAGGAGTGGATAGAAAAAGAAGGCGAAGAGCCCGAGCTTATCGAGGAGGAGATAACCCCGGATAACTTTGGCCGAATCGCAGCACAGACAGCGAAGCAGGTTATCCTTCAGAGAATACGGGAAGCGGAGCGCGAGAAGATGTACCAGGAGTACGTCGATCGTGAAGGCGATATCGTGACTGGGATCGTGGAGCAAAGCGACCAGAGGTATACCCTGGTCAATCTCGGCCGGGTTGAGGCACTTCTGCCTCCAACCGAGCAGGTTCCAACCGAGCGTTACGACCACGGTACCCGCTTGAAAACATACATAGTCGAAGTAAGGCGCACGACGAAAGAGCCTCAAATTATCGTTTCGAGGACTCATCCTAGTCTTCTGAGGCGTTTGTTTGAGCTTGAAGTACCGGAGATTTACGAAGGCTATGTTGAAATCAAATCGGTTGCCCGTGAACCTGGCTATAGATCAAAGATCGCTGTTGCTTCGAGAGATCCGAGCATCGATCCGGTTGGCGCATGTGTCGGCCCAAAGGGTTCGCGCGTAAGAATGGTGGTAAGCGAACTTCGTGGCGAGAAGATAGATGTTGTAGAGTGGAGCGATGACCCAGCGAAACTTGTCGCTAACGCTCTTAGTCCGGCAAAGGTAAAAGAGGTCCGGGTTAATGAAGAAGAGCATACAGCAGCGGTTATCGTTCCTGATAGCCAGCTATCGCTTGCAATCGGCAAGGAAGGCCAAAATGCGCGTCTTGCCGCTAAGTTGACCGGCTGGAGAATCGACATAAAAAGCGAATCTCAGGCAAAGGAAGAGGCCGAAACAACAAGCCTTCTTGAGGCAACCGAGCAGGAGCTTCCTGTTTCAGATATTGGGTCGCTTGAAGAAGGTGACCTGGAGCAGGGAAGCGCATATACTGCAGATGACGGTATGGCTGATCGCGTTTGCCAAGCCATTAAGTCTACCGGTGAGCGGTGTACTAATAAGGCAAGGCCGGGAAGCATCTACTGCGGTGTACACAAGAAGCTTGAAGAGAGCGAGGAGTAG